A stretch of the Massilia varians genome encodes the following:
- a CDS encoding diguanylate cyclase domain-containing protein, whose product MNGVEMQKVLVADDDAINRDVLGELLKPEYTVLLAKNGAQTLERAMRHLPDLILLDVLMPDMDGYEVLRRLRADPLTEHIAVIFISGLDRPEDEANGLKMGASDYITKPFNQTVVMARVALHLEVVRQRRMLERLANIDGLTELANRRRFDEVFALEWQRARRSGRPLSLALLDVDAFKQYNDRYGHPAGDRALRAVARLAAAAMRRPGDLAARYGGEELVLLLPETGAAEACALVSRLLLAVAGLSIAHEASGVAPVLTASAGGATLEPGGTETASRLFDAADAELYRTKQAGRNRVAWRESRYDSAEYAHPPHAL is encoded by the coding sequence ATGAACGGTGTGGAGATGCAGAAGGTGCTGGTCGCCGACGACGACGCGATCAACCGCGACGTGCTGGGCGAACTCCTCAAGCCCGAGTACACCGTGCTGCTCGCGAAAAACGGCGCCCAGACCCTGGAGCGGGCCATGCGCCACCTGCCCGACCTGATCCTGCTCGACGTCCTGATGCCGGACATGGACGGCTACGAGGTGCTGCGCCGGCTGCGCGCCGACCCGCTCACCGAGCACATCGCCGTGATCTTTATCTCCGGCCTGGACCGGCCGGAAGACGAAGCCAATGGCCTGAAGATGGGCGCCTCGGACTACATCACCAAGCCGTTCAACCAGACCGTGGTGATGGCGCGCGTGGCCCTGCACCTGGAGGTGGTGCGCCAGCGCCGCATGCTGGAGCGGCTCGCGAACATCGACGGCCTGACCGAACTGGCCAACCGGCGCCGCTTCGACGAGGTCTTCGCGCTGGAATGGCAGCGCGCACGCAGGTCGGGCCGCCCGCTTTCACTGGCCCTGCTCGACGTCGACGCCTTCAAGCAGTACAACGACCGCTACGGGCACCCGGCGGGCGACCGCGCCCTGCGCGCGGTGGCGCGCCTGGCTGCCGCCGCGATGCGCCGGCCGGGCGACCTGGCGGCGCGCTACGGCGGCGAGGAGCTGGTGCTGCTGCTGCCCGAGACCGGCGCGGCCGAGGCATGCGCGCTGGTGTCGCGGCTGCTGCTTGCCGTGGCCGGCCTGTCGATCGCCCACGAGGCTTCCGGCGTGGCGCCGGTGCTGACCGCCAGCGCCGGCGGCGCCACCCTGGAGCCTGGCGGCACCGAGACCGCTTCTAGGCTGTTCGACGCGGCCGACGCCGAGCTGTACCGGACCAAGCAGGCCGGCCGCAACCGCGTCGCCTGGCGCGAGAGCCGGTACGACAGTGCGGAGTACGCGCACCCGCCCCACGCGCTGTAA
- a CDS encoding hybrid sensor histidine kinase/response regulator: MQHAYRTLCTLLALCLSLLATLPAHAATVVLTRDLERADAWPALSILRDPDGSLDAAGALAREREFAAPGTAYGTLGMQPGTTWVRIPVSVAPDAAEGWIMQIDFALLDEVDVHLAGPRGLRRVASMGRMQVPAGDSLKARAPSAVLRFAQGGEYTVLLRVASQGPKILPISFLRPHALLSDALGEQILQGLLHGLRITLFLYAIAQWLSLREPLFGKYALQAGGVTVYSACWFGTAGQYLWPGNAWLLEHGAGLASILASCGAYLFVEQSLARPGRDRIFSRLMKLLAGLCLVTAAGFALGLIDHRRLVLIVGTLGILPMLCGLPGALRRARAGDPVGGYFLVGWGVAFAAAFVTAQLINGKLPANFWTMHALVFGSTFDMLVFMRILGLRTKAMQTAMLRAEESTRMKSEFLANMSHEIRTPMNAIIGMSRLALTRDPSPALRNYLDKILGASEHLMGVINGILDFSRIEAGKLAIEKLPFALDDLLDQLASLIEVQLDAKGIELVFRVGSGVPQQLVGDPLRLGQILINLAGNAVKFTQQGKIVVAVEVESRGAQGVTLAFSVTDTGIGMTLEQTTRLFQSFSQADNSTTRKYGGTGLGLSISRRLVELMGGEITVSSTPQAGSCFRFTVPLGLDAGDAHTHAPRQGRAPGRAELPRLDGARILLAEDNANNREVALDFMAAARMQVDVAFDGAEAVRMVLAGDYDLVLMDIQMPELDGLGAAREIRSHARLRALPIVAMTAHALPSDRALSRQAGMDDHVTKPIDPDLLFCTLLKWIDPARTKGRALASPAAAMPPPRAAPADPALPALPGLDWRLALDSVAGSRTRLHKRAASFVREYASAPAILRESLARGDSRRLQSLAHNLKSGAAYMGAVDLADIANRLEQDLRSSQPERLGAQVAALAAAIETVLAGLAPVAAAALPESGVPGALAALVGRLEGYLRTDDARAEDALAELESLLAGRARTAPLAETLAALRRAVADTEYAAALAPLDVLAAQLVPDAA, encoded by the coding sequence ATGCAACACGCATACCGCACACTCTGCACCCTGCTGGCGCTCTGTCTTTCCCTGCTGGCAACGCTTCCCGCGCACGCCGCCACGGTCGTGCTCACCCGCGACCTCGAGCGCGCCGATGCCTGGCCGGCCCTGAGCATCCTGCGCGACCCCGATGGCAGCCTGGACGCGGCCGGCGCGCTGGCGCGCGAGCGCGAGTTCGCAGCGCCGGGCACGGCCTACGGCACGCTCGGCATGCAGCCCGGCACGACCTGGGTGCGGATCCCGGTCTCGGTCGCGCCGGACGCCGCCGAGGGCTGGATCATGCAGATCGACTTCGCCTTGCTGGACGAGGTCGACGTGCACCTGGCCGGCCCGCGGGGACTGCGCCGTGTCGCCAGCATGGGCCGGATGCAGGTGCCGGCCGGCGACAGCCTGAAGGCTCGGGCCCCGAGCGCGGTGCTGCGCTTTGCACAGGGAGGCGAGTACACGGTGCTGCTGCGGGTCGCCTCGCAAGGGCCGAAGATCCTGCCGATCAGCTTCCTGCGGCCGCACGCCCTGCTGTCGGACGCGCTCGGCGAGCAGATCCTGCAAGGCTTGCTGCACGGCCTGCGCATCACCCTGTTCCTGTATGCGATCGCCCAATGGTTGTCGCTGCGCGAGCCCCTGTTCGGCAAATACGCCCTGCAGGCGGGCGGCGTGACCGTGTATTCGGCCTGCTGGTTCGGCACCGCCGGCCAGTACCTGTGGCCCGGGAATGCCTGGTTGCTGGAGCACGGCGCCGGCCTGGCCTCCATCCTCGCGTCCTGCGGCGCCTACCTGTTCGTCGAACAGTCGCTGGCGCGGCCGGGACGGGACCGCATCTTCAGCCGGCTGATGAAGCTGCTCGCCGGCCTGTGCCTGGTGACGGCCGCGGGATTCGCGCTCGGCCTGATCGACCATCGGCGCCTGGTGCTGATCGTCGGCACCCTCGGCATCCTGCCGATGCTGTGCGGCTTGCCCGGCGCCCTGCGCCGGGCCCGTGCCGGCGACCCGGTGGGCGGCTATTTCCTGGTCGGCTGGGGTGTCGCCTTCGCCGCCGCTTTCGTCACCGCCCAGCTCATCAACGGCAAGCTGCCGGCCAACTTCTGGACCATGCACGCCCTGGTATTCGGCAGCACCTTCGACATGCTGGTCTTCATGCGCATCCTCGGGCTGCGCACCAAGGCCATGCAGACCGCGATGCTGCGCGCCGAGGAAAGCACCCGCATGAAGTCGGAGTTCCTGGCCAACATGAGCCACGAAATCCGGACCCCGATGAACGCCATCATCGGCATGAGCCGCCTCGCCCTGACGCGCGATCCTTCCCCGGCCCTGCGCAACTACCTCGACAAGATCCTGGGCGCGAGCGAGCACCTGATGGGCGTCATCAACGGCATCCTCGACTTCTCGCGCATCGAGGCCGGCAAGCTGGCGATCGAGAAGCTGCCCTTCGCGCTCGACGACCTGCTCGACCAGCTGGCCAGCCTGATCGAGGTGCAGCTGGACGCCAAGGGCATCGAGCTGGTGTTCCGGGTCGGCTCCGGCGTGCCGCAGCAGCTGGTGGGCGATCCGCTGCGCCTGGGCCAGATCCTGATCAACCTGGCCGGCAACGCGGTCAAGTTCACCCAGCAGGGCAAGATCGTGGTGGCGGTCGAGGTGGAGAGCCGCGGCGCGCAAGGCGTGACCCTGGCATTTTCCGTGACCGACACCGGCATCGGCATGACGCTCGAGCAGACCACGCGCCTGTTCCAGTCCTTCAGCCAGGCCGACAACTCGACCACCCGCAAGTATGGCGGCACCGGCCTGGGTCTGTCGATCTCGCGCCGGCTGGTGGAGCTGATGGGCGGCGAGATCACGGTCAGCAGCACGCCGCAGGCCGGCAGCTGTTTCCGCTTCACGGTGCCGCTGGGCCTGGACGCGGGCGATGCCCACACGCATGCGCCGCGCCAGGGACGGGCCCCAGGCAGGGCCGAACTGCCGCGCCTGGATGGCGCGCGCATCCTGCTGGCCGAAGACAATGCCAACAACCGCGAAGTCGCCCTCGACTTCATGGCCGCCGCGCGCATGCAGGTGGACGTCGCGTTCGACGGCGCCGAAGCGGTGCGCATGGTGCTGGCGGGCGACTATGACCTGGTGCTGATGGACATCCAGATGCCGGAACTGGACGGCCTGGGCGCCGCGCGCGAGATCCGCAGCCATGCGCGCCTGCGCGCGCTGCCCATCGTCGCCATGACCGCGCACGCGCTGCCCAGCGACCGCGCACTGAGCCGCCAGGCCGGCATGGACGACCACGTCACCAAGCCGATCGATCCGGACCTGCTGTTCTGCACCCTGCTGAAGTGGATCGACCCGGCGCGCACGAAGGGCCGCGCGCTTGCGTCCCCGGCTGCCGCCATGCCGCCGCCCCGGGCCGCGCCGGCGGATCCGGCCCTTCCCGCGCTTCCCGGCCTCGACTGGCGCCTCGCGCTGGACAGCGTCGCCGGCAGCCGCACCCGCCTGCACAAGCGCGCCGCCAGCTTCGTGCGCGAGTACGCGAGCGCGCCCGCCATCCTGCGCGAATCGCTGGCGCGGGGCGACTCCCGGCGCCTGCAGTCGCTCGCCCACAATCTGAAGTCGGGTGCGGCCTATATGGGCGCGGTCGACCTGGCGGACATCGCCAACCGCCTGGAACAGGACCTGCGCAGCAGCCAGCCAGAGCGCCTCGGGGCGCAGGTGGCGGCACTGGCGGCGGCCATCGAGACGGTGCTGGCCGGCCTGGCTCCGGTGGCCGCGGCCGCGTTGCCGGAATCAGGCGTACCAGGCGCCCTGGCCGCCCTGGTCGGCCGCCTGGAAGGCTACCTGCGCACCGACGATGCGCGCGCCGAGGATGCGCTGGCCGAACTCGAATCGCTGCTGGCCGGGCGCGCCCGGACAGCGCCGTTGGCCGAGACGCTGGCCGCGCTACGGCGTGCGGTGGCGGACACCGAGTACGCGGCGGCGCTGGCGCCGCTCGACGTGCTGGCGGCGCAACTGGTGCCGGACGCGGCCTGA
- a CDS encoding DedA family protein: MFEFITSFLGKSGYIGVFLLMALENIFPPIPSELIMPFAGFVVARGDLNLVGVLIAGTAGSIAGALPWYWGARKYGKERLKAFADRHARWMTVGSQDIDKAIAAFDRHGRSVVLFGRLIPAIRTLISVPAGLACMSWGQFLLYSTIGSLAWTGILTGAGFVLESNYEQVGKYVDPVSKGIFGILLAWYLYRVITHRPAKA, encoded by the coding sequence ATGTTCGAGTTCATCACCAGCTTCCTGGGAAAGAGCGGCTACATCGGCGTATTCCTGCTGATGGCCCTCGAAAACATCTTTCCGCCCATTCCGTCCGAGCTGATCATGCCCTTTGCCGGCTTCGTCGTCGCACGGGGCGACCTGAACCTGGTGGGCGTGCTGATCGCCGGCACGGCGGGCTCGATCGCCGGGGCCTTGCCCTGGTACTGGGGCGCGCGCAAGTATGGTAAGGAACGCCTGAAGGCATTTGCCGACCGGCACGCGCGCTGGATGACGGTCGGCAGCCAGGACATCGACAAGGCGATTGCCGCCTTCGACCGCCACGGCCGCTCGGTGGTGCTGTTCGGGCGCCTGATCCCGGCGATCCGGACCCTGATCTCGGTGCCGGCCGGGCTGGCATGCATGTCCTGGGGGCAGTTTCTGCTGTACTCGACCATCGGTTCGCTGGCCTGGACCGGGATCCTCACCGGCGCGGGATTTGTGTTGGAAAGCAATTACGAACAGGTGGGCAAGTACGTCGATCCGGTATCGAAGGGTATCTTCGGCATTCTGCTGGCCTGGTACCTCTACCGGGTGATCACGCACAGGCCTGCCAAGGCCTGA
- a CDS encoding LysR substrate-binding domain-containing protein, translating to MLKLSLDALDIVDTIARKGSFAGAAKELFRVPSTISYTVAKLEEDLGVRLFDRFGPKVALTAAGRELLKEGRYLLRAAGDLESRVRRVASGWETELAIGMDSMLAPSGLQPDIEAFYEVADQTRLRLVSEVLSGTWDALLDRRVDLLVGAAGEGPSGGGYTAEPLGSSRFVFAVAPGHPLAAIDRPLQKADLLDYRAVAVSDSARQLGPRTVGLLFGQDTLAVPDMETKFAFQLRGIGFGFLPEPWARPAIEAGLLVEMEVVEPKPDETFYLAWRSGEEGAALAWWLERVRAQSPFARLIARHCHEAQMRLQLGAQAGRAK from the coding sequence TTGCTCAAGCTCAGCCTGGACGCGCTCGACATCGTCGACACCATCGCCCGCAAAGGCTCCTTCGCCGGCGCCGCAAAGGAACTGTTCCGCGTTCCCTCCACCATTTCCTACACGGTGGCGAAGCTCGAGGAAGACCTGGGCGTGCGCCTGTTCGACCGCTTCGGCCCCAAGGTCGCCCTGACGGCCGCCGGGCGGGAACTGCTCAAGGAAGGCCGCTACCTGCTGCGCGCCGCGGGCGACCTGGAGTCGCGCGTGCGGCGCGTCGCTTCCGGCTGGGAGACCGAGCTGGCGATCGGCATGGATTCGATGCTCGCCCCGAGCGGCCTGCAGCCCGACATCGAAGCATTCTACGAAGTGGCCGACCAGACCCGGCTGCGCCTGGTAAGCGAAGTGCTGTCCGGCACTTGGGACGCGCTGCTCGACCGCCGGGTCGACCTGCTGGTGGGCGCGGCCGGCGAAGGTCCCTCGGGCGGCGGCTACACCGCCGAGCCCCTGGGCAGCAGCCGCTTCGTGTTCGCGGTGGCGCCCGGACACCCGCTGGCAGCCATCGACCGCCCGCTGCAGAAGGCCGACCTGCTCGACTACCGCGCGGTCGCGGTGTCCGATTCGGCGCGCCAGCTCGGTCCGCGCACGGTCGGCCTGCTGTTCGGCCAGGACACGCTGGCGGTACCGGACATGGAAACCAAATTCGCCTTCCAGCTGCGCGGCATCGGCTTCGGCTTCCTGCCCGAACCCTGGGCCCGGCCCGCCATCGAGGCCGGGCTGCTGGTGGAAATGGAAGTGGTCGAGCCCAAGCCGGACGAGACCTTCTACCTGGCCTGGCGCAGCGGCGAGGAAGGCGCCGCCCTGGCCTGGTGGCTCGAGCGCGTGCGCGCGCAATCGCCGTTCGCGCGCCTGATCGCGCGCCACTGCCATGAGGCGCAGATGAGACTTCAGCTTGGCGCTCAGGCCGGTCGGGCAAAATAG
- a CDS encoding class I SAM-dependent methyltransferase: protein MPDSSRPLLVKRGQCPACRRTSTRRLYNEPLDSPGISRYLQEHYGRRVERDFSGYEYELAQCGHCGLTFQAQVPAPALLEEIYDHWLPATEREAVAARWGRDDYRYLAEQVQFMLDHFRVRPAGIKALDFGFGWAEWAKMACAYGVDVCGAELSQVRIEYARLVGIPVVDGAALPQGEFHFINTEQVFEHLLEPGDTLATLARALRPGGLVKVSVPNCAKSIRKLLGARNFGALSPGEIMPIAPFEHINAFTCDSLSALGCEAGLVPLRPSLRKLYNASSGWMEAKTALKTLARPVYRHLYPKSTFVYFARPA from the coding sequence ATGCCCGATTCGTCCCGTCCCCTGCTGGTCAAGCGCGGGCAATGCCCGGCTTGCCGGCGCACGTCCACCCGGAGGCTGTACAACGAACCCCTGGACAGTCCGGGCATCAGCCGCTATCTCCAGGAGCACTACGGGCGCCGGGTCGAGCGCGACTTCAGCGGCTACGAGTACGAACTGGCCCAGTGCGGGCATTGCGGTCTGACCTTCCAGGCCCAGGTGCCGGCGCCCGCGCTGCTCGAGGAAATCTATGACCACTGGCTGCCGGCCACCGAGCGCGAAGCGGTGGCGGCGCGCTGGGGCCGGGACGACTACCGCTACCTGGCCGAGCAGGTGCAATTCATGCTCGACCATTTCCGCGTGCGCCCCGCCGGCATCAAGGCCCTCGATTTCGGCTTCGGCTGGGCCGAATGGGCGAAGATGGCCTGCGCCTACGGGGTCGACGTGTGCGGGGCCGAGCTGTCGCAGGTCCGGATCGAGTATGCCAGGTTGGTCGGCATCCCGGTGGTCGACGGCGCTGCGCTGCCGCAGGGAGAGTTTCACTTCATCAACACGGAGCAGGTCTTTGAACACCTGCTCGAGCCGGGCGACACGCTCGCGACGCTGGCCAGGGCCCTGCGCCCGGGCGGCCTGGTGAAGGTGAGCGTGCCGAATTGCGCAAAGTCGATCCGCAAGCTGCTCGGCGCCAGGAACTTCGGGGCCTTGAGCCCGGGCGAGATCATGCCCATCGCCCCATTCGAACACATCAATGCCTTCACCTGCGACTCGCTGAGCGCGTTGGGCTGTGAGGCCGGCCTGGTGCCGCTGCGCCCTTCGCTGCGCAAGCTGTACAACGCCAGCAGCGGCTGGATGGAAGCGAAGACGGCCCTCAAGACCCTGGCGCGCCCGGTGTATCGCCACCTGTACCCGAAGAGTACCTTCGTCTATTTTGCCCGACCGGCCTGA